In one Mucilaginibacter ginsenosidivorax genomic region, the following are encoded:
- a CDS encoding outer membrane beta-barrel family protein produces the protein MMKTKINHIIYTLLLVAISWSASFAQTGKAAAAKVSGSLVNDQGKPLDYASVSIIKATDSTVVKGALSNDNGIYSFDKIPAGKYLVKATVVGYAKAISKPFTVTEGSGTIEVPVINMQAGNTTLKTVTVTASKPLVERKIDRTVMNVEGSVLAAGNTAMEILARAPGVTVDKDDNISLKGKQGVTVMINDKLTYLTPAQLATLLRSTDGNTIKSIEIITNPSAKYDAAGNSGIINIKLKKNAQSGTNGSITAGVAKGRYWRDNSSLNLNHKDGNLNVFGTFSRGDSKRAHDLLLDRVVSNGQGVTNYFNQQSYMPDANHYNNYRIGADYDLTPKHTIGFVVSGYSNTENNHNSTSTIIGTKYGVADSSLRTNSVFEQAYKNIAVNLNDRLKIDTNGQELSFDLDYSKFNNGNNAQYTTDYFLADGSTQRPSQLLRNQSPSTITIYTAKVDYTKPLTKTIKLEAGAKYSNVKTDNDLRAQIDSSGVYINDKGRSNHFIYDEKIEAGYLNLNKQFKKTSIQVGLRAECTQSNGNLIGSTPVNRSYLNFFPSAFINHTINDKNEVSLSYSRRIDRPGYDALNPFIFYLDPYTFQKGNAFLNPQYTQNFEFNYTYNKTINVSLGYSRTTDAITELILTEGEKTFQTNKNLQTQTGYNANINTPFTITKWWEGNVNVTAFYLGFKSDSLAGFNFNDGQWAYQARTTQTFKFAGARLEVMGDYQSKLTYGIYKIRPRYSVDLGISKSFFDKKLNVKVACDDVFNIRRNNLSSNELGNNFDIRQRNDSRVGRLTLTYNFGNNSIKVRQHRSGADDEKGRVKGNN, from the coding sequence ATGATGAAAACTAAAATCAACCATATAATATACACACTCCTGCTTGTAGCTATCAGTTGGAGTGCGTCCTTTGCTCAAACTGGCAAGGCGGCCGCAGCCAAAGTATCCGGATCGTTGGTAAACGACCAGGGTAAACCACTTGACTACGCCAGCGTAAGTATTATAAAAGCAACCGACTCCACCGTAGTTAAAGGGGCATTGAGTAATGATAATGGCATTTACTCTTTTGATAAAATACCAGCCGGTAAATACCTGGTAAAAGCCACTGTTGTAGGTTACGCAAAAGCCATCAGCAAGCCTTTTACCGTTACCGAAGGCTCGGGTACTATTGAAGTGCCTGTTATAAATATGCAGGCAGGTAATACCACTTTAAAAACGGTTACCGTAACTGCCAGCAAACCGCTTGTTGAACGCAAAATTGACCGCACCGTAATGAATGTAGAAGGCAGTGTACTTGCCGCCGGTAATACTGCCATGGAAATTTTGGCTAGGGCCCCCGGCGTAACCGTGGATAAAGACGATAACATAAGCCTTAAGGGCAAACAAGGCGTAACCGTAATGATAAATGATAAGCTTACTTATCTTACCCCTGCGCAACTGGCTACGTTGTTACGCTCAACGGATGGTAATACCATTAAATCTATCGAAATTATTACTAACCCATCCGCTAAATATGATGCCGCGGGTAATTCGGGCATCATCAACATTAAATTAAAAAAGAATGCCCAGTCGGGCACCAACGGCAGTATTACAGCCGGCGTGGCAAAAGGCAGGTATTGGAGGGATAATAGCAGCCTTAACCTTAACCACAAAGATGGTAACCTAAATGTGTTTGGCACATTTAGCCGGGGCGATAGCAAACGTGCGCATGATTTATTGCTTGACAGGGTGGTGAGTAACGGCCAGGGTGTTACCAACTATTTTAACCAGCAATCATATATGCCCGATGCCAATCATTATAATAATTACCGCATTGGCGCCGACTATGACCTTACGCCTAAGCATACCATTGGCTTTGTGGTAAGCGGCTATTCAAATACCGAAAACAACCACAACAGCACATCTACTATAATAGGTACCAAATATGGCGTTGCCGATTCGTCGCTGCGCACCAATTCGGTTTTTGAGCAAGCCTACAAAAACATAGCCGTAAACCTTAACGACAGGCTTAAAATAGACACCAACGGCCAGGAGCTAAGCTTCGACCTCGACTACTCTAAATTTAACAACGGCAACAACGCGCAATACACAACCGATTATTTTTTAGCCGATGGCAGCACGCAACGCCCATCGCAGTTATTGCGCAATCAAAGTCCGTCAACTATTACTATATATACCGCCAAGGTTGATTATACCAAGCCGCTTACCAAAACCATAAAATTGGAAGCCGGCGCCAAATACAGCAACGTTAAAACTGATAATGACTTAAGGGCCCAGATTGACAGCAGCGGCGTATATATTAACGATAAAGGCCGCAGCAACCACTTTATTTACGACGAAAAAATTGAGGCCGGCTACCTTAACCTGAACAAACAGTTCAAAAAAACATCGATACAGGTGGGCCTGCGTGCCGAGTGCACCCAATCAAACGGCAACCTGATTGGCAGCACGCCGGTAAATCGCAGCTACCTTAACTTTTTCCCAAGCGCGTTTATTAACCATACCATCAATGATAAAAACGAGGTAAGCCTGTCATACAGCCGCCGTATCGATCGCCCGGGTTATGACGCGCTTAATCCTTTCATATTTTATCTTGACCCATATACCTTTCAAAAAGGCAATGCCTTCCTTAATCCACAGTACACACAAAATTTCGAATTTAACTATACCTATAATAAAACCATTAATGTTAGCCTGGGCTACAGCCGCACCACCGATGCTATTACCGAGCTGATTTTAACCGAAGGCGAAAAAACATTTCAAACCAATAAAAACCTGCAAACACAAACAGGCTATAATGCCAACATTAACACCCCCTTCACCATTACCAAATGGTGGGAAGGAAATGTCAACGTAACCGCATTTTACCTCGGCTTTAAATCCGATTCGCTTGCAGGCTTCAACTTTAACGATGGCCAATGGGCATACCAGGCACGTACAACCCAAACATTTAAGTTTGCCGGTGCCCGTTTAGAGGTTATGGGAGATTATCAATCGAAGTTAACCTACGGTATTTATAAAATAAGGCCACGTTACTCTGTTGATTTGGGTATCAGCAAATCCTTCTTCGATAAAAAACTGAATGTTAAAGTGGCCTGCGATGATGTGTTTAACATTCGTCGTAATAACTTAAGCAGCAACGAACTTGGCAACAACTTCGATATAAGACAACGAAACGACTCACGGGTAGGCAGGCTGACCCTCACCTATAACTTTGGCAACAACTCCATCAAAGTACGCCAGCACCGCAGTGGCGCCGACGACGAAAAGGGCAGGGTGAAAGGGAACAATTAA